The DNA region TGATGAAGTGCTGTTTTTAATTCGACGCATCAGGAGCATACTTAATCTAGTGAGCTATGCAACCGGCTTTGAAAAAAGATCTCTTAAGAAGGCGCTAATCATTTTGGATAACTCAAGAACCAAAAGTCGGATATACCTTCGAGGTAAACTAAACCGGTTATACACATTATGGTCAGGCGGTGATGATGGTGAATATGAGGATGACTTTCCCATTAATGCATCTGATATGTTATCATCCGAATCCTACAGTAAGCAACCCGGGGCGGTTATTGATGTTTCCGATGATCCCGATCCATTCTGAGATGATTGACTTCCCAGAGTGAAAAAGTTTGTATAGGCGTATCGTACTTTGACATCAAATAATATCAGAATATCGCGTGATTGCACAGGCATATGGTGCTCAAGTGTTTTCCCTATTGTTACTAACGATCCATTCAGTCTTGTGTGGAATCTCAATGTTGGGGATGATTTGTTCAGCTGCTTCGTTCATCAATTTACTAGCTTCAGCATAAGCTTCCTGATAGACGTTCCCGTGGCAGTAGAAAACGAATCCGTCATGGATTGGCATATATAATCTACAATATTTGAGTTTGGCAGATTTTGCTACGATCGTTCTGGCTATATACGCGCCGGTTCCCTGTATCACATGACTGAGAGGGATGGTGCGAGCCCTATGTTTCTTTACAGTACCACGTTTGGTAAGATCCTCTGTTACATCGGGGACACGAGTAACACCGCCTGGTGCTGTGATCGCATGTTCTTTGACAAATACCTCTGAAAATTCTGCGCGAAGCTGGACAATTTCCGGAACTTTAGTGGTAAATTCAGAAACCAGAGCCCTTGCTGCAGTCTGACAGGAGTTAAAGCCCATCTTGAGTGCTTCCTGATGTGACAACATATCTGCAAGTGCCTTCCCCTGGGAACCGTATAGGAAGGAGTACATAAATCCCTTCCATAAATGCTTGGGGATGCTAATTCCATAGGATTCCAATAGCTCGGAGAAATGGTTTTCAGGATTCTGCGCCCATTGGTTAATTAGTGAACTGGTGGGTAGCATGCTTGCTAAAATCCTCAGTTCCTGTGAGCTATAATCTAATGAGAATAGGATTCCATCGGTTAGGTGCGGGTCCTCTGCAGGTCGGATGAATGGCACGAGATGTTTTCCTAGAAATGTATGAGGAACACTTTGAAGTCTTCCAGATCGGAGTGGCCGATATTTTACATTAAATGGTTTATTCGGAATATTGCGAAGTTGGTATAGGCGTCCTATCATTGACGGATGTTGAAGAGCCTTATAGCGATGAAATAACAATGTTTGTGACTCTAACTTTATCAAGCCTCTGATGAATAAATCAGTCTCGCTAGATTGAGGGAGCATTTGAATCCAGTCAGCATAATGGGCATGTTCAGGAATATGGTAAT from Candidatus Neomarinimicrobiota bacterium includes:
- a CDS encoding DNA polymerase — translated: MRAHVFEKICNYIEQSVSDPQRRNALFLIFSELLQGNELGLDYLVTQFGTYTNSSIGRSTIQRLLKQAQTDGLIVVDIYGHRITRRAHHYTFTPKGFTLIRESAYTYWTFYDYQRKRKTRRVSDLIRSGDYHIPEHAHYADWIQMLPQSSETDLFIRGLIKLESQTLLFHRYKALQHPSMIGRLYQLRNIPNKPFNVKYRPLRSGRLQSVPHTFLGKHLVPFIRPAEDPHLTDGILFSLDYSSQELRILASMLPTSSLINQWAQNPENHFSELLESYGISIPKHLWKGFMYSFLYGSQGKALADMLSHQEALKMGFNSCQTAARALVSEFTTKVPEIVQLRAEFSEVFVKEHAITAPGGVTRVPDVTEDLTKRGTVKKHRARTIPLSHVIQGTGAYIARTIVAKSAKLKYCRLYMPIHDGFVFYCHGNVYQEAYAEASKLMNEAAEQIIPNIEIPHKTEWIVSNNRENT